The sequence TCTGGGTGGCGACAATTGCATTGTTTGCCAAGGGGGTCGCTGGCGTCTGGTACGTGCATGACGTTTTGAAATGGAATCTGGAAGGGGTGGAACGGATCGCAGAGCACGCGATGTCCATTCACTTCAACTTCTTTTTCGTCTTACTGGTTGCCGCCTGGCTGTATCACGACAGTGCCGTCCGACGCTTCTCGATGACACTGATGGCGCCCTTTGTCCTCTTCAGTCTGATCGCTAATTTTCGGCGGGCCGGTTTTCTTACGCTCGGTATGGCCCTTGGTCTAATCGTTCTGCTGCTCTACATCGAGAAGCGACGCCTATTCTATATCATTGCGCCAACCAGTGCGCTCGGTTTTGCAGCTTATCTGGTGGTCTTCTGGAACAACCAGGGGCCGCTGGGGGCGCTCGCACGCGCGGTTCGCTCGGTTATCGGTCAGCCTAGTGCTCGCGACGCAGCATCAAACATTTATCGCGATCTGGAAAATATTAACATTATGTTTACTATTCGTAATGCACCGCTGACCGGGATCGGATTTGGGAACAAGTTTCATCTCCTCGTTCCCCTTCCCGACATCAGTGTATTCGAGTGGTGGGAGTATATCACGCACAACTCGATTATGTGGGTCTGGATGAAGATCGGTGTAGTTGGGTTCTATGCCCTTATCCTTTTGCTGGCATTGACGATGCTCTACGGCGCCCGCATGGTACGTTTGATGCCGCATGGTCAACTACGGGTCTTTGCGCTAACTGCTACCCTTTACATCTTTACTCACTTCGTCTACGCCTACGTTGATATGTCGTGGGAAGGTGGGAGTATGGTCTTTGTCGGCACGATGATGGGCGTGATCAACGCCTTACCTCAAATTGCGGCTGCGCGCTCTGCGCCATCCTGGCCCTGGCGAGTTTTTCAGGCTGAGCCGGTAGTGCAGAATAGGGTTTAGCCTTTTGTGCATTTTTCGTATGAGTGAGTCCACTGCAAAAATTCACCATGGAGCACACAGAGCACGCAGAGCGTCTAAGATTTATGAAAAAAAGGATAATTTTTGGCTATTGGATGCATGTAAGAAAAATTTCACAACCCTATGTTCAATGAAAGATAAAATTATCTTTAGTCTCTGTGATCTCCGTGGTCTCTGTGGTGAGAAAATACCCTTTTTGCAGTGAAGTCATGAGTCGTTTGGGAGCCGAACCACAGCTCAACGGTGATGGGATTGAGCGGTCGTTAGCTATCGATTACAGGGAATGTTGCATTTGTCGTTGTAATTGAGGATAAGAACGGTCTGAGATACCTGCGAGGCACTAGAAATGCGATACGCACTCGTTGTAGGTTTCGTGTTGGCTGGTCTAATATTGTCGAGTTGTGTATCTGAAGTACCTCTTGGGGTGCCATTGTCAGGCGGCAGTTCTGGCCTTCCACCCACAGCAATGGGAACTAGGCATCGCGTGCTGCCGTTAAAAGTTTCCTGGCAAATTCAATACACCGGTGTGATCGATGTTGATCTGAACGTAGAGATGTTTAACCTGGATTTATTCGATACACCACCTGATATTATTGAAACACTACATCAACGCGGTATTTTCGTAATGTGCTATTTTAGTGCAGGTTCTTATGAGGATTGGCGACCTGATGCTTCCCAATTTCCATCAGAGATCTTAGGCAAAGAAATGATGGGATGGTTAGGGGAGCGATGGCTTGATATTCGTCGTCTCGACGTTCTTGCCCCTGTAATAGAAGCACGACTCGAACTGGCGGTGCAGAAAGGTTGCGATGGCGTTGATCCGGACAATGTGAATGGTTATGTAAACGATTCGGGTTTTCCGTTGACGTATGAAGATCAGCTTGCTTACAATATCTTTCTTGCTCAGGCAGCTCATGCTCGTGGCCTTGCCATTGGCTTAAAAAATGACCTCGCGCAAATCCCTGATTTGTTACCCTACTTCGACTGGATGCTCAATGAAGAGTGCTTCACTTTTCGGGAGTGTGATCAACTTCTTCCCTTCGTTCAGTCGGGAAAGCCTGTCTTTGTGATAGAGTACCAACTTCCACCGCAAGCGTTTTGCTCGCAAGCCAATCAAATGTCTCTGAATGCCCTCCATAAGAATCTGGAATTAGACGCTTACCGAACCGATTGTCAACAGTTTCCTTCGCAATAGGCACGTTGCAATCATCGCTAATAACTGTGATACTTAGGATAACCATCGTATGCGTGTGCGGATAATCTACATTCTGTGCCTTATCTTACTCTTGACCGGCTGTGGTCGTCGTCTAAGCGTTGATATACCGACTGCCGCTGCACCGACGCCAACTATTGCCCCCTTTTTTCAAGATCGACCTACTGCCACGCCCTTCGTTCCACCACCAACCCGTACACCGCTGCCTTCTCAACCACCAAGGACGCCAACCGCTGCGGGCAGTACTACCAATGACATCAGCAATTTGCAGGTTGTACCGGTGTACCGCGATGCGCTCAGTACCGGTTGGAGTATTACCAACAGTGCATTGCTCACTAGTTTGACGTTGACCGAGACCAACATTGTGGCGCTGGGTCGGTACGCAATTGCGGTGACGCCTAGTGAGAGTACTGGTGTTTTGTTCTTTACCGTTACGCCTGATAGCGGGCTTGAATTACGACGCGATCGGGTGGCAGCCTTGCGCTTACGGCTTAGCGGTGGTGATACACCGATTGCCAATGACGCCATGACGATTTCGGTGGTAGGGAGCAATCGCGTTCCCTACTGGCTGCCCAATGACGATTCGGTGACGCTAGCAGGGCGGGTGACCAATAGCACTGAGCCATTGTTTCCAGAGACCCGGCTCTACTTTCTTGGGCTTAATCGGGCCATCGCAGCCGGGGAATGGGCCGAAATTTATGTCTGGCTCGATGATTTAATCTACGAACCGGAATATACCTATGTGACCGGTTTTTACCTCAAAACGAGCAGCGATCTGGTACCGAAATATTACGTCGATCAGATCGAATGGCTTGTGCGCGATCAGCCATAGCTGATTGTGGAGACAGCCCACTGGGGCGCACCACGATGCGCCCCTTTGCGCCGCTCATGTCAGTGCCTGACCGCTCTCGTGATCGAACCAGCAGAGGGGAGTTTGATCAATGACAATGGTCACCGGTCGACCGGGTTGCAAGCGTCGCTCATCCACATCACGGAAAAGTGCTGCCAGCAGCGGCTGATGGGGTAGGCGCAACCAGACCACGACTTCACCGATCAGCGGCTCAATCGTCTCGATGGTTGCGTTGAGTTGACCAGCAGGATGTGCCTCTGCCGGTAGTTGCGCATCAGCAAGGTAGATAGCCGCGGGTGGAATACCTACCTGCACCGGCATACCAGCGTAGCGAGCGAGAAATGAATGGGAGGACAGCATCAGTTCACAGCCGGGGCCAAGCTGAACTATAACATTGTTGGCCTCAACAAGCACCTTCCCAATCAGGATGTTCATTGGTGGTGAGCCGAGAAAGCCGGCAACGAAGACATTAGCCGGTCTGGTAAGTAATTCCTCCGGGGTGCCAATCTGTTGCAAACGACCGTTGTGCAGAATAGCCAACCGGTCTGCCATCGCCAGGGCTTCGTTCTGATCATGAGTGACATAAATACTCGGTTTTCCTTTCATCCGATGTAACATCTGAATATCCCGGCGGGCCTGAGCACGTAGTTTGGGGTCGAGATTCGAGATGGGTTCGTCAAACAGATACAGGTCGGCATCACGAGCCAAAACGCGAGCCAGGGCGACACGCTGCTGTTCACCACCTGACAGATCGTTGATATTACGATCGAGCAGATTACTCAGGCGCAAGCGTTCGGCCGCATCGCGTACCCGTGCGTCAATCTCAGCACGGGGGAGTTTACGCGCCTCTAATCCGTAGGCGATATTTTGGTAGACGTTCATTCCAGGATATAGGCCATAATCCTGAAACACCATCCCTAAATTGCGTTCCCGCGACGACAGTGCCAGCAGATCACGCCCGTTCAAGGTAATACTGCCGTTGTCTGGACGTTCGATACCACTTAAGATTTTCAGTAGAGTACTTTTGCCGCTTCCTGATGGCCCCAATAGTACCAAAAATTCGCCATTACCAACGGTGAATGAAATATCATCGAGAATAGTTCGTTCACCGAATCGTTTTGTAATCCGGGAAAATGTTGGTATGTCGGAGGCCGTGTGTGGTATGTCCATACAAGCACTCATCCAGAAGCAGAGAACTATGAGCCAGATCGAACGTTTCATATAATGTCTGCCGTTAAGGTATATTCTTGACCGCCAATGTAGGCAAGATCGCCTGGAATCGGCAGCGTAAAGGTCTGTTCATTCCACGTAAAACGCGGTGCGACAGACTGCCTGACAAACCGGTTTGCCCCCTTTATGATCACATCCGTCACCCGGCCATGTTCAACACGAGCAATCACACCTCCGGCTGGTGCTGCCTGTACCGTCGCTGTGTATTGAGTATGACCGAGCCGAATCTGTATTTGTACCGGTTCGGTTTGATCAACTGCTAACAATATGGTTACGAAGAGCAGCTCTCGTTGCGGGTGGGTACGCAGCCAGACATCGGCATGGCCCGTCACCGACAGCCAGGCTGCTGGTGCAACTGTTGGCATCGTTTGAGATTGCACTGTGGTTGTTGGGAAGACGGTCGGCAAGTTAGGGCCAATCCAGATCAGTTCGCCATCGTGGGCGAGATAATCTTGCAGGAGTTGCTGCGCTGCCTCACTTAGCCCGCTAGGTGCTGCAACGTAGAGTTGTCGATACGGTAAAAGATCTGCCAGTGTGGCTGCGTCAAGGTTGATCAAGCCATAATCGCGGTGGGCCTGTCTGGCAGCGCGCATAAATTGTGCGAGATAAGCGCCGTGGCGGGGTGCAGTGTCCGGTTTCCAGACATCGAGACGCACGCTCTGTAATGAGAAACCCCACGCCAGATCACGCAACGGATGACTAGTGGTAAACTCATCGCCATAACGGTGGAAGAAATCGACCAACCAGCGCACAATCTCAGCTTTGGCTGTCCAGTGTCCTTCGTGGGTGATCAGTGGATGGTCAGGGTAAGGAATCTGCGGCAAGACGGTCAACTGAGGATCGAACGCGCCGGTTGCTACACCGGTGTAAACGTTAAAACCGAGCGCACCGGCATTCATCACTAGCAGAGTCTGGTAGAAACTGGTACTGGCATCGCTATATGCTGCGTCGTACAATTCGGCAAAGCCCCAATTTTCTTCCAGATTAACGCCGGGATAACGGCGAGCTACCAGTGCATAACGGTCGAATGCTGATGGATTGGCCGAGACATCACCGACCCAGTTGGTGAAACCGTAGGTAAGCCCTGACCAACGTTCTGGTTCAACCCTGGTGAGCCAGGCATCGAGGCCATACGGTTCGGCCAGAGGGGGATTCTGGTTCACCAATACCGGAAGGGTGGTCTGTAATGGTGCAGCCCACATATGGAATAGTTCAGCAATATACCACGCCTGAAACTCACCCCAATCAATGAGAAGCTGATGTGGCGTTGTCTCAGTTAGTGGTAAACGTGGCGGCGTCACTGCCTGTCAATCAACGTAATTGCCCTGGTAGGCGGTGCATAATGCAGCTAGATCGCGATATTTTGCGGCCAGAAAACGGGCAAACTGAGCTAACCCACTAGGGCTGTAATCGTAAGCCCACGGGGCTGCCTGTCCATCAGAATAAAAACCCTCGTTGCCAATTTGTATGGCAATAATGAGACCAGCCGATTCGGCAAAGGGGAGCAAAATATGCTCGCGGATCGCCGTCATCCACTGCTCGACTAGCTTGCGGAACGTCGGATCGAAAGGGGCAGGCAATAGCCACAATTCTGGTGACTTGCTGGTTTCATCAAGACGAGCGCCATTCCACAATCGCGGCGTACCGCTGTGATCGCGGATCGATGTAATCGGGGCAAACAACGGGCAGACCCAGTCAGGTAATCCGCCGTAATTTAGCTCTGCATGCACAAACGGGCCGGGTTTGATGATCACCTGGAGATCAAGCTGGTGACATAGTTGTAAAAAATGATGTACGTTGCGGTTCGGTTTTGTCTGACCGTAGAAATCTGGTTTCATATGGGCTATCGGTTGATGATGTCGTCATGGAATGTAGCACGTCACTACCGACATACCCATCGCCTTGATCTGATGGAGCCGGTCAGCCCAATTGGTTGGGTGATCGCGGTAGTAGGGATAGTCGACTGAAAGTAACATGACGAGAATTTCTCCAGGAATGTACTGACAGAATTACACCAGTATCTTCTTTCATTCGTTATCCAAATGACTAGATATTCCTCGTTTCTGAAAACGCTTGTGACCTTGAAAAAACCGTTCCAATACCAGGCAAGCAGCACCTGTGCAAACTGCCTCCTGGCCGAGTTGACCAAGACATATATCGAGATTGCGCAGCGATGGTGGGAGGGCATACTGGGTTAGATAAGGCCGAACAGCATTGAGAAGCGTTTCGCCGAGGAGCGAGCCAACCCAGCCGCCGAGAACGATCCGTTCGGGGTTAAACAAATTGGCGAGATTGGCTAAACCTAGACCAAGATACTGCGCCGTTGTGTCTAATACCCGTTGTGCAGATATGTCGCCAGAGCGCCATGCCTCGTGCAGTGCATACAAACCGGCAACCTGATCATTTGTCACGGCAGCATCGGTCATTTCTACCCACGTGCGCAAGATACCGGGTGCCCCGACGTAAGCCTCGAGGCAGCCATGACTACCGCAACGACATTGCCGACCACCTGGTAGCAGCTTGGTATGTCCCCACTCACCAGCACTGTTTGTCGCTCCTCGATACAACTCACCGTGCGTGATAATGCCTGCACCGACGTCGGTGCCAATCAGGATAACTGCTAGATGTCTGGCATTGCGTCCGGCGCCAAACCACGATTCGGCCAGGGTCATGGCCTTTGCTCCGTTGTCAATGTAGATCGGCGCCGGAAGATACGCCTGTAACAGCCGATAAAGCTGTACGCTTTCCCAATGCCAATGCGGTGCAGCAACTGCTATATCGCCATCATGTTCTACTACTCCCGGTACGCCTATACCAATCCCTAACACCTGCTCCGAATCTATGCCAGTTGCCTGAACCAATTCTCGCCACGCACGTGCGATTAACTGCACATCAGTGTCAGGGTGGCTCTCTTTCACCGGTAAGCGCACCTGATGTAGGCAGCGTAGCGTAAAATCAAACAACTCCATCTGCAAGTGGGTCTCACCCAGATCAACCCCGACCAACATGCAGAATGTCGGATTTGGTGCAAGGAGGACTCGTGGCCGTCCACCTTCCGATTCAATACTGCCTTGCTCGTAGATTACACGCTCGTCGAGCAGTTCGGCCACGATGTTTGTCACTGCACCAGGACTGAGACCTGTCACCTGACTCAGTTCGAGCCGGCTGCACGGTGCGTGCAAAAATAGGTACCTCAGAATGGCCTCGCGATTGCGCTGCCGCAAGTTGGGAGAACGGTTTGGCTGTTGCATAGTTATTTCACGACTTATTTTAAGTCATAGAAAAAAATAATGTCAAGAGGGAAGGTTATCCGAATCGGAACTTGCAACAGTTTCCGGTTTCTTCATACCAGAGAGCGCAGGTTGTCGGCCAACATCCTGCGTAGGGTGGAGGGAGCCTTACCCTAGGCCCACCCACAAGCGGGGCTAGAGGGAACTTTCTTACCGGTATGGTGCGGGCATAGTCGGCGAGACGATGGTGCAGGGCCGCAGACTACTGTCGCAACGGGTCGCACTGAAACTATCCGTTCGCTGCCTTTCGTGCGCTGACTCTAGCGTATGGTGGAGTTGGATATGGGTTTCGTTGACAGGATTGGTATAGTTTCTCACCTGTTATCCTATCCTTCTCTACGACCTCGGTGCGCGATTGCGGGCAGTGCGGATCCAATCACGAGGTTTGATTCCAAGCAATAGTCGCACATACAGCCAAAGTTTCCAGACGATGAAGAAAGGGGTGAAGAGTAACGAACGGTAGATCGGCCACGGCGCTCTGACCAGGAATAATCCGCTGAGGATGTAGATAATTTGTCCTACCAGGATGAAGCTGGCCAGCGCTAAGGCAGCCGGATCACGTAATATCAGTGCGATGAACAGTACCAAGACGCTGAGACCGGTTACTACCGAGAAAGGTGGAATCAGTTGCTCGATAGCGGCATCGATGAGCAAGAAACTTCGTCGGCGTAATCCTTCACGCAACAGACGTGGGACGTAATGGCGAATCATCTCCATTCGTCCTCGTTCCCAGCGTTCGTTCTGTGTCTGTGCTGATCTCAAGCTATCAGGCATCTCAGCCCAGACGATGGCATCAGGGGCGAACATTGCTCGCTCGCCGGCCAGGATAAGCCGCATATGATATTCAATGTCTTCCGTTAACGAGGCTGTCCAGCGATGACGCCGTAGAATATCGGCAGCGAAGACCATGCCGTTACCCTTTAGCCCGGTCGATCCACCAAGCACCATACGACCAAGCGGGCGCAGGTAGTGCAGGACGATGAGGGCAACCGCACGAATGCCGGCACTCCAGGCGCCTTCTGGTTGACGCACGGCGTAGTATGCTTGAATGACCCGTTCACCTCGCGCCAGCCGGGCATCCATCACGCGCAGAAAGTTGGTAGAGACGACCGAATCGGCATCGAGGATGACCACAGCATCGTGTGGCTCATTGCGATCCCATACCTGCTGCAATAACCATTCTAGGGCGTACCCCTTACCGCGCAGCGTTTGATCAAACCGTTCGTGTACAATGGCTCCGTGGGCTTTGGCTACTGCCGCAGTACGGTCTGTGCAATTATCTGCTACGACGTGTACGGTGTAGAGTTCACGCGGATAGTCGAGCTGATTAAGATTCGTGAGGAGATCGGGGATCAGCCGCTCTTCGTTGTGGGCCGGGATCATAATGACAAAGCGAGTAGTAGGGTTTGCCCGCATCGGTGTTGTACGGCGGGCGAAGAAGGCGGCACCGGTTAGCATGAGCAGATAAGCCACGATGAAGGCCAGTATGCCACCCACAAGCCAATAGCCAACAGTGATTACCCACCAGATTAACCACATCATAGCTGCTCCTTGTGCTTGATCGGCTGTGGTTCGGCACCGGTTTCGGTCAATGTCTCGTACAGTATATTACTCAGACGAACAGCGTAGTGATCGAGGTTCATGCTCTCTTCAACCAGGCGGCGTCCGGCTTTTCCCATACGTACCGCTGTTTCCGGATCGGCGAGGAGGTGCTCGATAGCTGTGCGTAATGCTGCCGGGTCGCGTGGTGGTACGTAGAGTCCGGTCTTGCCCTCCACAACGATGTCGGTCTGACCAGGCGTAGCTGTGCAGATTACTGCGCGTTCCATCGCCATCGCTTCAAGGATAGCAGTCACACCAGCCTGAAACTCAACTGGTTCAAGTGGCATGACCAGGAAGCGGCTATCGCTATAGAGCTGGCGCAGGTCGTACTGACTGAATTTCTGTACCCGGACATTCGGCGGGATCGGTTGATTCTGTGTTGAGTCACGTTGTTTCGACCAGGGGCTAGCTGCTGCGATAACCACATCAGCTTCGAGGCCGACTACTGCACGGAGAAGGGTTGGGTAGTCACGTCGTTCTAACCCGACTGCACAGATTTGCGGTCGTGGTGTGGGGCGTGGTGGGGCGAGGCGAGGGTGGAAAAACTGATCATCCACCATAAACGGCGTAAATGGTACACGTTGGATCGGTACACCCCAGCGTTCGGTGATAAACCGTTGTTGCCATGTTGAGTAAACAATGAAGCGGTCAATATGGCTCTGTATACCGAAGCGGTCGAGAAAGACCATCTTTTTGGGCACCGACAGGATGTGCACGATCATCAGATGGCGGGGGCGACGATTGGGGCTGAAAAACTTGAGGAGTGCAGCTAGGGGTAAACCAACTTGTTCACCGTCGGTAAAAATAGCTTGATAACGGTGGCGGCGGGTAAAACACGCCCATGCTAGCAATAGGTTTGGTCCACCTAGGCGTTCAAAGAAGCGGCCAATCGGCCCAGCGGTTTGGCGGGCCACTCGATAATCAATGATGTCGGCACCAAAGTGGCGTGCCAGTTCCAGGTAGTCGGCCCGTGGTCGTTTACCGGTAGCGATTTGTTGTTCGAGATCAGGTGGGATAACACCAGAAACGGTTAACAGAACTTGGTTCACGCCGGAATCCCCTCTTGCATACGCGCCAGATCAACTTCACCTTTAATCAACTCAAGCAGGCGACCGGCATTGTGGCGAGCATCATACGCTCGGCTCACATGTTTGCTTGCCTGTTCGCCAAAGTGTAAACGTTCTTCGGGGCGCATAATCAAGCGTCGAAGTGCTTCTGCGAGCGCCTGTACATCACCGACCGGCGTGAGCAGCCCGGTCTCACCGTCGCGCACAATTTCAGGAATGGCAGCAACGCGCGTGGTCACTGCCGGTAATCCGGCAGCGGCGGCTTCGGAAAGTACCATCGGCAGACAATCACCGAAGGTGGGTAACGCAAAGATGTCGGCCTGGTGGTAGAGGGCTTTCAGGGGCGCACTATTTGGTTGCATGCCGTGATAGACGAAGACACCAGGTTCAGGCGGGACACTATCTTTTGTGACCAGATGAAGTTCTACGCCAAGGTGCCGCAGTGTGCGAAAGGCATCGAGAAGCAGAAAACCGCCTTTACGTTCGAGATTGGCACCCACGAACAGAATCTTTACCGGCCCCTCGTGGCGGTTGCGCGGTGTTGGACGTTGCCATTCGTGCACGTTGACACCAGGGGGAATGACGGTAATCTTGTCGGCCGGTACCCCATACCCTTCGATCAAGCCCTCTTTCGCCCATTGACTCCAGGTCACCAGATGGCGGGCTAGGCTGAAGCAACGTCGGTTTAGGTGCCATTTTAGCCGTTCTAACCATGCTGGCCCAGGCTCGTGCTGATAATAAGGGCCAAGTTGATCATATTGTAAGGGTGTGGCATCGAGTGAGACAATACTCGGGTAACGACGCAACCAAGCGGCGGCCAGTACTGCCGGTACTTGGGTGTGGAAAAACAGAGCGTCGATGGTAGTTTGCCTGACCAGTCGGCGTAACGAGCGTCGTGCTCGTAGACCGGCGCGCACGGTCCAATTGCTTTTGTAGATAGGAATGCGCGCTGCAAGGCCGTGGGTCTCGAAAGGAATCAGCGCCCAGTGTGGTCGCACATCGGGATCGCGACTGATGTTTGCCTGAAGGTTTTTGGTATGGGTCACGTGACCGAGCGCCTGTTCAAGGACAAAACCGATGTTGTACAAAGTTGAACCAGTCATAACGGAGCCTGTCAGAGTTGATGTTGCACTTCACCAAACGGCACGGCGCAGCGAGCTACGTTTAGTATAACGAAAAGGTATAACCTTAGCGTTAATGAAATAGGTATGGTGCTTGCAATGTTGTCATATCGTGAGCGCAGGAAGTAGCTCTGCCGGTGCGCTGTTTGTTTGCCAGAGGTCTTTGTCGGTGGTTTGTTGTACGGTAGGTACACGACGGTGGGTTGAAGAATCGGATAGCGTGCATTTGCTATGATAAAGACGAAAGTCGGTTTATTCAATCAACTTCGTTTACGGTGTGATGACAGAAGGAATCGCATGCGGTGCTATCTATTCGCTATTATCCTGCTGGCCGTTGTTTTCGTGTCCTGTACCGCACCTCCAGCGCCAACGCCAACCTCGCTGCCGCCCAGTCCGACGGCAACCATTCTGGAACAAGACCTGACCTTTGCTGAGCTTGGTCTGCGGCTCCGTTTACCGGCAGGCTGGCAGAGCCGGCTGGAAGGTCAGACGTTACGGATTGCTGCAACAACAGCAGCGCTTGATGCAGCCGTTATTGATGCACCGCTGTTGCTGATCGATACCATACCGGTAGCCACATTCACCGCTCAATATGGGACCGCTCATCCAGAGACGGTATTCGAGCTGGCGAGCAGTGCCATTCAGTCGGCGGGTTATACAATCTCACCGACACAATCGGTACAGATTGGCCGTGCGCAGGGTGTAGTTGCCGATCTCAGCGGCCCGAACGGCCATGGGCGTCTTATCGTACTGGTTGATGAGACACGGATTTTGCGCATTCTGGCTCAGGCGGCACTCACGCACTGGATGGTCGAGCAAGCGACGATTGAGCAGGTCTTGGCCTCTATTGAAGTATTGCCGCTAGCAACACCAACACCAACTCCGCCAGTTATGGCTGCGCAACCGCAGATTGTTCGTTCAGGGCCACCCGGTTTTGTGTTACGGCTTGGTGGTCGCAGTGGTCCTCCCAACAGCCGGTTCATCGCAGCGCGTGGTCTAGCTGCGGCACCCGATGGGACCATCTACCTGGCCGAGAGTGGGCAGGGTGTTTGGGTGTTTGCGCCTGATGGTATGTTACGTACTACGTTTGGCGCCGATGAGCTGCTCGATGCCTACGATGTTGCACTCGGCCCTGATGGTGATCTGTATGTGGCAGATTACGGGCGAAATGCAATTGTCCGGTTTACGTCAACGGGAACGCTGCTTGGGCGTTGGGGTGGTCATGG comes from Chloroflexus sp. Y-396-1 and encodes:
- a CDS encoding ABC transporter ATP-binding protein; this translates as MDIPHTASDIPTFSRITKRFGERTILDDISFTVGNGEFLVLLGPSGSGKSTLLKILSGIERPDNGSITLNGRDLLALSSRERNLGMVFQDYGLYPGMNVYQNIAYGLEARKLPRAEIDARVRDAAERLRLSNLLDRNINDLSGGEQQRVALARVLARDADLYLFDEPISNLDPKLRAQARRDIQMLHRMKGKPSIYVTHDQNEALAMADRLAILHNGRLQQIGTPEELLTRPANVFVAGFLGSPPMNILIGKVLVEANNVIVQLGPGCELMLSSHSFLARYAGMPVQVGIPPAAIYLADAQLPAEAHPAGQLNATIETIEPLIGEVVVWLRLPHQPLLAALFRDVDERRLQPGRPVTIVIDQTPLCWFDHESGQALT
- a CDS encoding glycosyltransferase family 4 protein translates to MTGSTLYNIGFVLEQALGHVTHTKNLQANISRDPDVRPHWALIPFETHGLAARIPIYKSNWTVRAGLRARRSLRRLVRQTTIDALFFHTQVPAVLAAAWLRRYPSIVSLDATPLQYDQLGPYYQHEPGPAWLERLKWHLNRRCFSLARHLVTWSQWAKEGLIEGYGVPADKITVIPPGVNVHEWQRPTPRNRHEGPVKILFVGANLERKGGFLLLDAFRTLRHLGVELHLVTKDSVPPEPGVFVYHGMQPNSAPLKALYHQADIFALPTFGDCLPMVLSEAAAAGLPAVTTRVAAIPEIVRDGETGLLTPVGDVQALAEALRRLIMRPEERLHFGEQASKHVSRAYDARHNAGRLLELIKGEVDLARMQEGIPA
- a CDS encoding glycosyltransferase family 4 protein, with protein sequence MNQVLLTVSGVIPPDLEQQIATGKRPRADYLELARHFGADIIDYRVARQTAGPIGRFFERLGGPNLLLAWACFTRRHRYQAIFTDGEQVGLPLAALLKFFSPNRRPRHLMIVHILSVPKKMVFLDRFGIQSHIDRFIVYSTWQQRFITERWGVPIQRVPFTPFMVDDQFFHPRLAPPRPTPRPQICAVGLERRDYPTLLRAVVGLEADVVIAAASPWSKQRDSTQNQPIPPNVRVQKFSQYDLRQLYSDSRFLVMPLEPVEFQAGVTAILEAMAMERAVICTATPGQTDIVVEGKTGLYVPPRDPAALRTAIEHLLADPETAVRMGKAGRRLVEESMNLDHYAVRLSNILYETLTETGAEPQPIKHKEQL
- a CDS encoding ROK family transcriptional regulator, producing MQQPNRSPNLRQRNREAILRYLFLHAPCSRLELSQVTGLSPGAVTNIVAELLDERVIYEQGSIESEGGRPRVLLAPNPTFCMLVGVDLGETHLQMELFDFTLRCLHQVRLPVKESHPDTDVQLIARAWRELVQATGIDSEQVLGIGIGVPGVVEHDGDIAVAAPHWHWESVQLYRLLQAYLPAPIYIDNGAKAMTLAESWFGAGRNARHLAVILIGTDVGAGIITHGELYRGATNSAGEWGHTKLLPGGRQCRCGSHGCLEAYVGAPGILRTWVEMTDAAVTNDQVAGLYALHEAWRSGDISAQRVLDTTAQYLGLGLANLANLFNPERIVLGGWVGSLLGETLLNAVRPYLTQYALPPSLRNLDICLGQLGQEAVCTGAACLVLERFFQGHKRFQKRGISSHLDNE
- a CDS encoding glycosyltransferase family 2 protein, whose product is MMWLIWWVITVGYWLVGGILAFIVAYLLMLTGAAFFARRTTPMRANPTTRFVIMIPAHNEERLIPDLLTNLNQLDYPRELYTVHVVADNCTDRTAAVAKAHGAIVHERFDQTLRGKGYALEWLLQQVWDRNEPHDAVVILDADSVVSTNFLRVMDARLARGERVIQAYYAVRQPEGAWSAGIRAVALIVLHYLRPLGRMVLGGSTGLKGNGMVFAADILRRHRWTASLTEDIEYHMRLILAGERAMFAPDAIVWAEMPDSLRSAQTQNERWERGRMEMIRHYVPRLLREGLRRRSFLLIDAAIEQLIPPFSVVTGLSVLVLFIALILRDPAALALASFILVGQIIYILSGLFLVRAPWPIYRSLLFTPFFIVWKLWLYVRLLLGIKPRDWIRTARNRAPRS
- a CDS encoding O-antigen ligase family protein, which encodes MLDLLIPRYPDVITVARRNERRWWILFLVVCVLSGVVLVLLSRRMSPEAVLSFLIFGGVLVTTAIHPRFGVYAILGLTLFGDRSLHPWYPFTKNLSSPESIMYVSDSFSFSPLELAIVWTLLVWIVRAATERRLRIHFGPLFWPAAVFLVFNAIGLVYGLANGGNRVIALWEVRAIFYLPLMLLLAGNLIENRAQLNTLFWVATIALFAKGVAGVWYVHDVLKWNLEGVERIAEHAMSIHFNFFFVLLVAAWLYHDSAVRRFSMTLMAPFVLFSLIANFRRAGFLTLGMALGLIVLLLYIEKRRLFYIIAPTSALGFAAYLVVFWNNQGPLGALARAVRSVIGQPSARDAASNIYRDLENINIMFTIRNAPLTGIGFGNKFHLLVPLPDISVFEWWEYITHNSIMWVWMKIGVVGFYALILLLALTMLYGARMVRLMPHGQLRVFALTATLYIFTHFVYAYVDMSWEGGSMVFVGTMMGVINALPQIAAARSAPSWPWRVFQAEPVVQNRV
- a CDS encoding endo alpha-1,4 polygalactosaminidase; translation: MRYALVVGFVLAGLILSSCVSEVPLGVPLSGGSSGLPPTAMGTRHRVLPLKVSWQIQYTGVIDVDLNVEMFNLDLFDTPPDIIETLHQRGIFVMCYFSAGSYEDWRPDASQFPSEILGKEMMGWLGERWLDIRRLDVLAPVIEARLELAVQKGCDGVDPDNVNGYVNDSGFPLTYEDQLAYNIFLAQAAHARGLAIGLKNDLAQIPDLLPYFDWMLNEECFTFRECDQLLPFVQSGKPVFVIEYQLPPQAFCSQANQMSLNALHKNLELDAYRTDCQQFPSQ